The Leisingera daeponensis DSM 23529 genome includes the window CATGCAGCAGGCGCAGTCAATTGATCAGGTCCAGCAGGTTCTCTCCAGCCAGGGCTATGTCTGCGGCCGGGCGCTGGCCACGGTGGTGTTCCTGTCGCTGAAACTGGGCCGGCCGCTGTTCCTGGAGGGCGAGGCCGGCACCGGCAAGACCGAGATCGCCAAGGCGCTGGCCGCGGGCCTGGGCCGCCGCCTGATCCGGCTGCAATGCTACGAGGGTCTGGACGCCGCCAGCGCCGTCTACGAATGGAACTTCGCCGCCCAGATGGTCGCCATCCGCACCGCAGAGGTTTCGGGCGAAGCCGCAGGCAGCGCCGGCCGCGTGGCGCTGCAAAACGAACTCTTCTCCGCCGACTACCTGATCGAACGCCCGCTGTTGCAGGCAATGCGCCCGGATGAGCGCGGCGCGCCGGTGCTGCTGATCGACGAGCTTGACCGCACGGATGAGCCGTTCGAGGCCTTCCTGCTGGAGGCGCTCAGCGACTTCCAGGTGACGATCCCGGAACTCGGCACCATCCGCGCGCCGGAGCCGCCGATCGTGGTGCTCACCTCCAACCGCACGCGCGAGGTGCATGACGCGCTGAAGCGCCGCTGCCTCTACCACTGGGTCGACTACCCGGATTTCAGCCGCGAGGTGGAAATCCTGAACGCCCGCGCCCCCGAGGCCAGCCAGCAGCTCAGCCGCGAAATCGTCGCCTTCGTGCAGGCCCTGCGCACCGAGGATCTGTTCAAGAAGCCGGGGGTGGCCGAGACCATCGACTGGGCCAACTGCCTGCTGGCGCTCGACGTGATCGCCCTCAGCCCCGAGGTGATCGCCGACACCCTCGGCGCCATCCTCAAATACCAGGACGACATCGCCCGCCTGCAGGGCTCCGAGGCCAAGCGCATTCTGGATCAGGCGCGCGCCAGCCTGGACGCCGCCTGATGGTTCATCTTTCCAGAAATACTCCGGGGGAGGCCGGAGGCCGGGGGCAGCGCCCCCAGGGCCACTGATGCCTGACTATCCGCCGCTGTCCCTGCCGGACGACCCCAAGCTGGTCCGCAACATCACCCATTTCGCCCGCGCCCTGCGCAAGGCCGGGCTGCCGATCGGTCCGGGCCGGGTGCTGGACGCGGTGCAGGCGGTGGCCGCCGCGGGCTTCACCAGCCGCGAGGATTTCTATTGGGCCCTGCACGCCTGTTTCGTCACCAAGCCGGAGCAGCGGCTGGTGTTTGCCCAGGTCTTCCGCCTGTTCTGGCGCGACCCCAGGTACCTCGAGCAGATGATGGCCGCGATGCTGCCCGCGATCCGCGGCGTGCAGGAGGAGCGCAAGGCGAAACCCGCCGAAAAACGCGCGGCAGAGGCGCTGCTGGACGGTATGCTCGACCCGCCCGAAGCCCCGGCGGAGGAGCCGGAGGACACGGAGATCGACATCGACGCCTCCCGCACCGCCTCCGCTGAGGAACGCCTGAAAACCCTCGATTTCGAGCAGATGAGCACGGCGGAGGCCGCCGCCGCCAAACGCATTCTGGCGCAGCTTCAGCTGCCGGTGACACCGATCCAGTCGCGCCGCCTGATGGCCTCTCCGCAGGGGCGGCGGGCCGACTGGCGCCGCACCCTGCGCCAGGCCGCGCGCCAGGGCGGCGACCTGCAGCAGATCGCCCGCGCCAAACGCCGCATCCGCTGGCCCAACCTGGTGGTGCTCTGCGACATCTCCGGCTCGATGAGCCAGTACAGCCGCATCATCCTGCATTTCCTGCATTCCGCCGCCAACGCCAAGGGCGCGGGATGGGCGCGGGTGCATGGCTTCACCTTCGGCACCCGGCTCACCAACATCACCCGCCACCTGCACCAGCGCGACGCCGACGCGGCGCTGGCGGCGGCAGGGGCAGAGGCACAGGACTGGGAAGGCGGCACCCGGATCGGCGACTGCCTGCACGCCTTCAACCGCGACTGGTCGCGCCGGGTGATGGGGCAGGGGGCGGTGGTTCTGCTGATCACCGACGGGCTGGACCGCGGCGCCCCCGAAGCCCTGGCGCGCGAGATGCAGCGGCTGCAGCTCTCGTCACGCCGCCTGATCTGGCTGAACCCCCTGCTGCGCTGGGACGGCTTTGCCCCCAAGGCGCAGGGCATCCGCGCCATGCTGCCCTATGCCGACAGCTTCCGCGCGGGCCACTCCATCGCCTCGCTGAAGGACCTGGCGCAGGTGATCTCCAGCCCTGCGGATGCGGGCGAGAAGGCGCGGCTGATGGCGCTGCTCTAGCCCGTGGCAATAAATTCCAGAACAAGAATATGACTTGATCTGAATCAAACCGTCTCTTATGGCTCTGATATATTCTGAAATCAGAATGTAACGTGCGAAAGGAGAAATCATGCCACTCAACTGGAAAGCCGGGGGGCTCTTGCTGGGGCTGGTGTTTTTCCTGGCGGTGCTGCTGGTCAAGCCCATCGGGGTCTCGACCCAGTTCGTGATCCTCGACGGCATCCTCGCGGACGCCGTGAACCCGCAGCTGGTGACGCAGACCGCCGACGGGTATACCTCCACCAACGCTTATCTGGCGAAATCGGACGGCAAATACGCCAAAGCCATCGCCAATCCGCTGAACTACAGCTTTGTCTTCGTGCTGGCGATGGCGCTGGGCGGGCTGCTGTCGGCCAAGCTCCGCGGCGGCATCACCGGGGCAGAGCGCAGCGTGCATGCCCTGTGGCGCGCCAACTTCGGCGACAGCACCGCGAAACGCTATGCCGCGGCCTTCCTTGGCGGGTTCATCGTGCTCTACGGCGCGCGGCTGGCGGGCGGCTGCACCTCGGGCCACATGATGTCCGGCATGATGCAGACCGCGCTGTCGGGCTACATCTTTGCCGCCGGCGCTTTTGCCGCCGCCATCCCCGTGTCGCTGATGCTGTTCAAGAAGGAGGCCTGAGCCATGACAACCATCCTCCTTGCAATCGTGATCGGCGCCGCCTTCGGCGCGGTGCTGGACCGGATCGGGGCCTCCAACCCCAACTATATCGGCAAGATGCTGAACCTCACCAACCTGAACCTGGCCAAGGCCATCCTGCTGGCGATCGGCACCGGCTCGGTCTTGATGTTCGGCGGCCAGATGGCGGGGCTGGTCGATGTCGGCCACATGTCGGTCAAGGCGGCCTATGCCGGGGTTTTCCTTGGCGGGCTGATGCTGGGCGCGGGCTGGGCGCTGGCGGGCTACTGCCCCGGCACCGGCGTGGTCGCTGCCGCCTCGGGCCGCAAGGACGCGCTGTTCTTCATCGCCGGCGGCCTGCTGGGCGCGGCGGCCTATATGGTCACCTACCCGGCGTGGAAGGCGAGCGGCCTCTTGGACAGTTTCGCGGGCGGCAAGGTGACCCTGGGCACGGTGCCGGGCGCTGAATACGACGGCCTGACCGCGCTGCCCGGCGACCTGCTGGGGATCATCCTGGGCCTTGGCTTTATCGCATTGGCCTTTGCCCTGCCGGAACGGCTGGTGCCGCAGAAATCTGCCGCGCAGCCTGCGGAATAACCCGCGCGCGCAGCAGCAGGGGAGCGCCCGCCGGGGATGGCGGGAGCTTTCCGGTCTTTCGCCCGCTTTTTGCGGGCGCTTCGCGCTTGAAACTTCCCCTGCCAGCGCCGAGGTTTAAAGGCAGCCGCCGCCCGGGCGGCCCGGGGAGAAACGCAAGATGCAGCACACCGCCCAGTTTGAGACCGCGCCGGAGACCGCGCTGGAATGGCACAGATCCGGCGCAGGCGCGGCCCTTGCGACCGTGGTGCAGACCTGGGGCTCCGCGCCGCGCCGCACCGGAGCGCAACTTGCTGTGTCCGGCGATGGCAGGATCGAAGGCTCCGTTTCCGGCGGCTGCGTCGAAGGCGCGGTTGTGGTGGAGGCGCAGGAGGCGCTGGCGGACGGCAAGCACCGGCTTTTGGAATTCGGCGTCAGCGATACGGATGCCTTTGCCGTCGGCCTTGCCTGCGGCGGCACCATCAAGGTTTTGGTGGAACCCATCGGCGCTGCGCTGCCTGCAGACCTTCTGGCGGAACTGGTAGAGGCCCGCGCCAGCCGCGCGCCCGTGGCCTATGAGGTGAACCTGGCAACCGGCGCCCGCCGCCTGGCGCGCGGGGAATACAAGGACCGGATGCGCATGGACCGCTCGGGGCTGGAGGACGACGGCGAGACCTTCGTGGCTGTCCACAACCCGCCGCTGCGGCTGGTGGTGGTGGGCGCGGTCCATATCGCCCAGGCCCTGGTGCCGATGGCGCGGATCGCGGGCTATGACCCGGTGATCATCGACCCGCGCGCGGCCTTCGCCTCAGCGGAGCGCTTCCCCGGCGAGGCCCTGATGGACGACTGGCCGGACGAGGCGGTCCAGAAGCTTGGCCTCGACAGCCGCACCGCGCTGGTGCTGCTGACCCATGACCCGAAACTGGACGACCCGGCGCTGCAGGCGGCGCTGGCAGCAGATGTCTTTTACATCGGCGCGCTGGGCAGCAAGAAAACCCACGCCGCCCGCGCCGCCCGGATGCAGGAGGCAGGCTTTACCGAGGATCAGATCAGCCGCATCCACGGCCCTATCGGCCTGGATATCGGCGCGGCAGGACCGGCGGAAATCGCGGTGTCCATCCTTGCCGAAATGACCGCCGTCCTGCGCGGCAAACAGCCATGAGGTTCGGCCCGGTTCCCCTGAAGGACGCCGAAGGCGCCATCCTCGCGCATTCCCTGCAGGGCGCATCGCGCAAGGTGGCCAAAGGCACGGTGCTGACCGCCGCCGACCTCGATGACTTGGACGCCGCAGGCCACGAGACGCTGACGGTCGCGCGGCTGGACCCCGCCGATATGCATGAGGACGCCGCTGCCGAAGCCCTCGCGCATGCGCTGGTGGCGGATCCGTCCGCGCAGGGCATACGCATCTCCGGATCCGGCACGGGGAGGGTCAATCTTTATGCCACAGGTGCCGGGCTGGTGCGGCTGGACCGGGACAAGCTGGAGGCCGTGAACGCGGTGGACCCGATGATCACCGTCGCCACCGTGCCGGACTATCACCGGGCCGATGCGGGGGGCATGCTGGCGACGATCAAGATCATCTCCTATGGGGTTTCCGCCGATGCCATCCGCCGCGCCAGCAGCGGGGCCGGGGACGCCATCCGGGTGCTGCCGCCGGTCCTGTCCTCCGCCACGCTGATCGAAACGGCGGTCACGGAAGACACCCCTTCCGACAAGGGCCGTGCAGCCATGGCGGGCCGCCTGCACCGGATGGGCATCACCCTCACGCCCCGCGTGGTGGTGCCGCACCGGGAGGACGCGATTGCCGGGGCCATCACCAGCGCACCGGGGCAGCTGGTGCTGATCCTGACCGGCTCCGCCACCTCTGACATCCACGACGTCGCACCCGAAGCGCTGCGCCTCGCAGGCGGCACCATGACCCGCTTCGGAATGCCGGTCGATCCCGGCAATCTGCTGTTTCTGGGCACCTGCCGGGACAAGCCGGTGATCGGCCTGCCGGGCTGCGCCCGTTCTCCGGCCCTCAACGGTGCCGACTGGGTGCTGGAGCGTGTGATCTGCGGCCTGCCTGTCCGCTCTGCGGATATCGCCGCCATGGGCGTCGGCGGGCTGTTGAAGGAAATCCCCACCCGCCCGATGCCGCGCCGCGATGCAGAAGGCTGAATGCGGCGCTGCAGCACGCGACAAGTGACGCAAGGTCACAACCTTGGGTAAGCCCCGCTGACGCGAATTTGCGCAGCAGCCCCGCCGGAAAACACTTCGCGGATCGGGGTCCCCGTGCTTAACTCCCGTCAGCCAGACAAAAACAAGCTAAAGGGAGGGTACTATGGCCAAGGTCTCCATGACCGTGAACGGCAAGGCTGCCAGCGGCGAGGTTGAAGGGCGCACGCTGCTGTCCTCATTCCTGCGCGAGCAGCTGGGGCTGACCGGCACCCATGTGGGCTGCGACACCAGCCAGTGCGGCGCCTGCGTGGTGCATGTGGACGGCCAGGCGGTGAAGGCCTGCACCATGCTGGCGCTGGAGGCCGAGGGGGCCGAGGTCGCCACCATCGAAGGCCAGGCCAACGCCGACGGCTCGCTCAACACCATCCAGCAGGCGTTCCAGGACCATCACGGGCTGCAATGCGGCTTCTGCACGCCGGGCATGGTGATGTCGGCGGCGGCGCTGCTGAAGGACAACCCCAAACCCAGCGAACAGGAAATCCGCGACTACCTCGAAGGCAACCTGTGCCGCTGCACCGGCTACCACAATATCGTCAAGGCGATCATGGCGGCCTCCGGGCAGGATGTGTCCTCCATCGCGGCGGAATGACCAGACGACCCCAGGCCGGACCGCGGCCTGAGCTGACCAAGGAGTAAGTGACAAAGAGGTGCGCCAGTGGCAGCACCCTCCAGGGAGGAAAGACCAGACATGCCCAAGGACCAAGGCATCGGCGCCAGCCCCAAGCGGCGCGAGGACGTGCGGTTCCTGACAGGAGCCGGAAACTACACCGACGACATCAATGTGAACGGCCAGGCCTACGTGCATTTCCTGCGCGCGGATGTGGCCCATGCGACCATCAACTCCATCGACACATCCGCGGCTGAGGCGATGCCCGGCGTGGTGAAGATCTTCACCGGTGCCGATTTCGCCGAGGTGGGCGGCATCCCCTGCGGCTGGGGCGTGACCGACCGCCACGGCAACCCGCAGCAGGAGCCGCGCCACCCGATCATCGCCGACGGCACCATCCGCCACGTGGGCGAGATTGTCGCCGCCGTGGTCGCCGACACGCTGGAACAGGCCCGCGATGCGGCGGAAGCGATTGAGCTGAGCCTCAGCGACAAGCCTGCCGTTGTGAACATGGCGGCGGCGTTGGCCGGCGGTGCCACCAAGGTGCATGAGGATCTGACCTCAAACCTCTGTTATGACTGGGTGTTCGGCAATTCCGATGACGACGCGGTGCAGGCGGCCTTTGACTCGGCGGCGCATGTGACGACGCTGGAACTGGTCAATAACCGGCTGGTCGCCAACCCGATGGAACCGCGCGTGGCGATCGGCGACTACAGCCGTGGCACGGATGAATACACGCTCCACACCACCAGCCAGAACCCGCATGTGATCCGCCTCCTGATGTGCGCCTTCGTGCTGGGCCTGCCGGAACACAAGGTGCGGGTGATTGCGCCGGACGTGGGCGGCGGCTTCGGCTCCAAGATCTTTCATTATGCCGAGGAAGCTTTCTGCACCTTCGCCGCCAAGGCCTGCGGGCGGGCGGTCAAGTGGACCTCGACACGGGCAGAGGCGTTCATCTCCGACGCCCATGGCCGCGACCATGTGACCAAGATCGAGCTGGCGCTGGACGCGGACAACAATTTCACCGCGCTGCGCACCAATACGATGGCCAACATGGGCGCGTATCTGTCGACGTTCTCCACCTCGGTGCCGAGCTACCTGCACGGCACGCTGATGGCGGGGAACTACAAGACGCCCATCGTGCAGGTGAACGTGAAAACCGTGTTCACCAACACC containing:
- a CDS encoding YeeE/YedE thiosulfate transporter family protein, producing the protein MPLNWKAGGLLLGLVFFLAVLLVKPIGVSTQFVILDGILADAVNPQLVTQTADGYTSTNAYLAKSDGKYAKAIANPLNYSFVFVLAMALGGLLSAKLRGGITGAERSVHALWRANFGDSTAKRYAAAFLGGFIVLYGARLAGGCTSGHMMSGMMQTALSGYIFAAGAFAAAIPVSLMLFKKEA
- a CDS encoding vWA domain-containing protein encodes the protein MPDYPPLSLPDDPKLVRNITHFARALRKAGLPIGPGRVLDAVQAVAAAGFTSREDFYWALHACFVTKPEQRLVFAQVFRLFWRDPRYLEQMMAAMLPAIRGVQEERKAKPAEKRAAEALLDGMLDPPEAPAEEPEDTEIDIDASRTASAEERLKTLDFEQMSTAEAAAAKRILAQLQLPVTPIQSRRLMASPQGRRADWRRTLRQAARQGGDLQQIARAKRRIRWPNLVVLCDISGSMSQYSRIILHFLHSAANAKGAGWARVHGFTFGTRLTNITRHLHQRDADAALAAAGAEAQDWEGGTRIGDCLHAFNRDWSRRVMGQGAVVLLITDGLDRGAPEALAREMQRLQLSSRRLIWLNPLLRWDGFAPKAQGIRAMLPYADSFRAGHSIASLKDLAQVISSPADAGEKARLMALL
- a CDS encoding molybdopterin-binding protein, with the protein product MRFGPVPLKDAEGAILAHSLQGASRKVAKGTVLTAADLDDLDAAGHETLTVARLDPADMHEDAAAEALAHALVADPSAQGIRISGSGTGRVNLYATGAGLVRLDRDKLEAVNAVDPMITVATVPDYHRADAGGMLATIKIISYGVSADAIRRASSGAGDAIRVLPPVLSSATLIETAVTEDTPSDKGRAAMAGRLHRMGITLTPRVVVPHREDAIAGAITSAPGQLVLILTGSATSDIHDVAPEALRLAGGTMTRFGMPVDPGNLLFLGTCRDKPVIGLPGCARSPALNGADWVLERVICGLPVRSADIAAMGVGGLLKEIPTRPMPRRDAEG
- a CDS encoding XdhC family protein, yielding MQHTAQFETAPETALEWHRSGAGAALATVVQTWGSAPRRTGAQLAVSGDGRIEGSVSGGCVEGAVVVEAQEALADGKHRLLEFGVSDTDAFAVGLACGGTIKVLVEPIGAALPADLLAELVEARASRAPVAYEVNLATGARRLARGEYKDRMRMDRSGLEDDGETFVAVHNPPLRLVVVGAVHIAQALVPMARIAGYDPVIIDPRAAFASAERFPGEALMDDWPDEAVQKLGLDSRTALVLLTHDPKLDDPALQAALAADVFYIGALGSKKTHAARAARMQEAGFTEDQISRIHGPIGLDIGAAGPAEIAVSILAEMTAVLRGKQP
- a CDS encoding DUF6691 family protein → MTTILLAIVIGAAFGAVLDRIGASNPNYIGKMLNLTNLNLAKAILLAIGTGSVLMFGGQMAGLVDVGHMSVKAAYAGVFLGGLMLGAGWALAGYCPGTGVVAAASGRKDALFFIAGGLLGAAAYMVTYPAWKASGLLDSFAGGKVTLGTVPGAEYDGLTALPGDLLGIILGLGFIALAFALPERLVPQKSAAQPAE
- a CDS encoding (2Fe-2S)-binding protein, whose product is MAKVSMTVNGKAASGEVEGRTLLSSFLREQLGLTGTHVGCDTSQCGACVVHVDGQAVKACTMLALEAEGAEVATIEGQANADGSLNTIQQAFQDHHGLQCGFCTPGMVMSAAALLKDNPKPSEQEIRDYLEGNLCRCTGYHNIVKAIMAASGQDVSSIAAE
- a CDS encoding AAA family ATPase; the encoded protein is MQQAQSIDQVQQVLSSQGYVCGRALATVVFLSLKLGRPLFLEGEAGTGKTEIAKALAAGLGRRLIRLQCYEGLDAASAVYEWNFAAQMVAIRTAEVSGEAAGSAGRVALQNELFSADYLIERPLLQAMRPDERGAPVLLIDELDRTDEPFEAFLLEALSDFQVTIPELGTIRAPEPPIVVLTSNRTREVHDALKRRCLYHWVDYPDFSREVEILNARAPEASQQLSREIVAFVQALRTEDLFKKPGVAETIDWANCLLALDVIALSPEVIADTLGAILKYQDDIARLQGSEAKRILDQARASLDAA